GCCCCCTACGTGGCCGACGAATGGTACTGGAAGGCCTGCCGCTCCGACCACTCGGGTCACGCCGACGACAAGATCCAGATCTATTCCGCCTATCCCGACCCCACCGCCAAGGCCCTGCTCTCGGAGAACGGCAAATTGTTCTACCTCACCCGCAAGGGCGACGAGGGCGAGGAGGCCGTGAAGGCCTTGCTCTACGCCAACTATTCCGGCGAAAGTGTCCCCAAGTTCGCCTTCGCCCGGCCCTCGGGATCGCGCGCGGACGTGCGCGCCAAGGGCCACTGGCGCGAGGGCCGCTGGACCGTGGCCTTCGCCCGCAGGCTCGTCACCGGCCACGCCGACGACGTGGCCTTCTCCCTGGACGGGGCCTACCCCTTCGGCGTCTCCCGCTTCGAGATCGCCGGGCGCGACCCCGAACCCGGAGCGGAAGAGCCGCTCTTCGGCTGCGGCGACGTGGGGGAAATCCTCGTGCTGCGCTTCGGACGATGAGCATGTCCGTCACGGCCCTTCATCGCTGCGTCATCGCGCTCCTGGTCGCCTTCTTCACGGCCACCACATGGCT
This sequence is a window from Fundidesulfovibrio magnetotacticus. Protein-coding genes within it:
- a CDS encoding ethylbenzene dehydrogenase-related protein, whose translation is MTDAPDITNPDDPAWAAAAALTVRDAVADIPVTLKALHDGQYVYIQTIFPDPDESRQHRTLRWDPGRRTYVDGPEREDAMVLKWSMVSHATGLTLHENAPYVADEWYWKACRSDHSGHADDKIQIYSAYPDPTAKALLSENGKLFYLTRKGDEGEEAVKALLYANYSGESVPKFAFARPSGSRADVRAKGHWREGRWTVAFARRLVTGHADDVAFSLDGAYPFGVSRFEIAGRDPEPGAEEPLFGCGDVGEILVLRFGR